The window GTCTGTGAAATCCTTTCTAAATGAAAAGTGGTGAGCATGATTTATTAACTAAGTCCAAAGCACCACTGCAGAATCAGAGAGTGTTCATTGTTTTACCAAGAGAATAACACTTctcataaaatacatttcaaatggGAAATTATAATAACAGCCCTTTTGACTTATTTAGACTTTTCTGTGAGAAGCAAGGCAATAGACTTTTGATGAGTTCTAGGAATAGAAGCATAATGAAGAACAAGAGACACAGGAACACTCGCCCACTGACATGAACCAGCTAAATGGTGTTGCATAAATCCTGAGAGCAGGGTCTGCTGTAGGGCTGAGCTGAGAGAAAACCACTCCTCTGCTTGTTAAATGCTGCTTGCTTGTAGTCTGGCTGTGTGCAAGGATCTGGGCAGGTCTCACAGATACAATCACCCAGCCACAAAGCCCAGCACTGGACAGAGAATGGCATCAAGAGCCCAAAACCAGCTGTAAGGGGGTGGTGTAGGAGCTGCTAAGGGCCTGGTTTgtgtcagcagcactgcactgctgtcagctctcctgctctcagGGTGCCCCAGCTCTAACCTGCAGGCAGAGTCAGGGTGTCACAGTTAGGAATGACAGGCTGCTGTCATGGATGGACATCTCTCAGGATGCACTGGGGTCTCTTTTTATCCACTTTTCACTGAGGTGATACAAAACCCCAGAGATAAAAGAGTAGACTGAAACATTCAGAGGAGACACTGCTCAAACAACCTGTGGATGACACTGATCCACAACATccacagggcagctctgtggcccAACTGTTTCCTGGACAACTCCACCTCTTTGGCCTGTACTGGCAAGCTCCACACCCTCCATGCCAAGAACAGGAGTTTCAGAGGAGGAAATGATTCATGCCCTCAGAATGCAAGTGAAATCCCACAGATCAGAAGAAAATACTTATTCATCTGCATAAGTATACATGCTTACCTCACATTCACCCATTACATTTCAATTAGATaccacaaataaataaaaataccccAGATTCGGTGGAATTTAACATCAGGTGGCATGCCACAGACATGGCATGAAACAAGCACTACCACATGACTTAAAATACAATGTCAACTGAATTTGGGCCTGATGCAGCAAAAAATAACCATAGCTTTTGCAGGCTACAGACACATAGGGTTTGAAAGGCTCCACTGTGTCAACATGACACATCATTCAGAAATATCAACATGTTGTAGCAAATAAAGACAGTAAGGGATTGTCTGGACTGGGTCAGAAtcctttacaaaaatattttagctaaAATTATAGTGTAAGAAATGGTGGGTGATGTTTGATTTGTGAGCTGGCCAAGACAAACCCATCAGGAGATTCCCCTTAATTAAGTTATTACTcatttgtttacattttgaagTCTCCAAGTCATCTCTCTGCCTCTTTGTTTCCCAGCTTCCTCCTTCTTTATCACATCAGCTTAAGACAGCCAGGCATGAGAACCACTTACCCATGCTGGCACAGGCCTGGCCAGGCAGCAGGGCTCTTCAGCAGGCTgaagaaacaaatttaaaaaaaaccaaataaaataaaacaaatttaaaaattaaaaaggttcaatacatgaaaaatgaagCTCATCTGTTTTTAGAGAGtgaactttaaagaaaaatcactcAATTATGAAGTAGGACAGCCACATCACCAAACTTTTGGGAACAGACAAGCAGCTCAGACACAACCCCCTACTTTCTAAACCAGCACCATGCTTAAGAGCTGGATTCAGCTGCAGGCTCCAGCACAGGAGCCTATCTCACTTGCTAACAGGGATTTTCCAGGTGCCACCCTGGCAGGGAAGCTCCCACCTcggctggggacacacctgaaGTGGGCAGATGACGCTGTGAGCAATAGTCCTTGCCCATGCTGCTATGAAACAAAAAGGCACTGCAGGAAATGTTGTTATTTGGAGGTAAAGTGACAGGTGTATGACACCCTGCAGGTCTCAGGGCAGGCCAACCACATCTTTGCTAGTGTTTGAAACAATTCCCACCAGAGACATCTGGGAGCAACCTGCCTTCAAATATCCTCTGTGTGGATGGTTATGTTGAAGGCATGGAGGAGATTCAAAACTACCAAAGAGTACAATGGTTGCACTGCCTGATCACCATCATACCTCTGTACACATCCTTTCTGGAAAATCCCACCTCTACCTGTTCAGGAAAGGATGTGTACAGAGGTATGATGGTGATCCAGGCAGTGCAACCATTGTACTCTTTGGTGGTTTCAGATCTCCTCCATGTCTTCATCTTCAACATAACCCTCCACACAGAGGATATTTGAAGGCAGGTTGCCTAAGCACCAAGCTTTTCCAGGagcagttcccagtgctgcagctttttccttatgtaatcctttgttgttcttttgttaaggtttaagaaacctttttaaattttcaaagtgagcagttgtctCTCACAAGGGGAAAGGGGGCAAAATGCCTCCCCTGACATGCCAGCTGTcctttggatgcagccctggATGTGTTTGGGTTTCTGGACTGGAAGTACTCCCTGCTGGTTCCTGTGCAGATTTTCACCCACAAGAATCTTCAATTCTTCTCTGCAGGGCAGTTCCTGATGAATTTATCTCCCAGTCTGTCCTCATGTCTGGGATCACCCAGGAGTCACCTGGAGTCTGTAGCATGCACCAAAGTGACTTCAGTGCTGAAATTGTATTGAAAAGGACCTGTCACCTAAGGCTGACAAGTTTCATTCTGTGGTCACTTAGGACAAATCTTTCAGGTACAAATAGCCTGTGATGTGAGTGTGTTATGTGACCCAGGCGCATCGCCCCCAGACACCAGAGTTCTGGGCGTGTTCCCATTCCTACGCAAACCCGCGTGTGGGAGTAAGCAAGGCGGAGGATCCACAGGGACGCGCTGCAAATCCTCGAATGAAATTTGCACCGTGTTTTTGCCGGACAATGCCGGACACTGCCGGACAATGCCGGACACTGCCGGACAATGCAGGGCTGCCCGTCCCGGCTGCATTTCCCACACTGGCGGCGCTCGGCGGTGCCCCCGcggcgcccccggcccggccctgaGGGGGCGCGAGCGCTCCCTCCCCGCTCTCCCTctgccgccgccgccagcgGGAGCCACGGCGCGGCTCCGCCCATGACGGGCTGGGGAAAGGCCGCACAACCCGCCGGGCTGCACAAATCCCGCGGATTAGAACGGCGGGGCTCCTTGGATTCGCCTTGAACCGTTCGCATAAGGAACCGCGAACTATAAAACGCGATAGAAACGCGCCGGGAGGCGCCCGGCGGGGCTGAGGGGAAGCGGCCGCGGCCCCATTGCCCCGCCCTCCTCCGCGTCACGTGACCGCTGGGGCCGCAGCCATGGCGGCGCCGGGGCCGGACCCGCTGTGGGTGCGGGACCCGCTGGGGCCGCGGGCGCggccgctgccgctgcccccGGGGGCGGCTCCGTGCTCTGCCTCCGCCGCCACCGCGCCCGGGAGCTGGTGAGTGCCGGGGCAGCGGGGAGCCGGTGTGGGGCCCTCCGGCCTCGGGAGGCGCTGCGCTTCCGGTGCCTGCGGCGCTGCGCAGGCCGGCCGCGGCCTCTGCCCGCCCGCGCCCGCGGAGTCGCGATCCGCACCTGGGCGCACCTTGGCTTTCGGTGCTGTCGCTTAGCTGAGCAGCAGGGGTTGCTGTAAGAGAGCCCTGTAGCCTCTTATCAAcgtgttatatatatatatatatgtatatatatgtgtgtgtgtgtgtgtatgtatatatgtatgtgtctatatatatgtatataaatatgtatatatgtatgtatgtgtatatatgcgtggatatatgtatatatatgtgtgtgtctatatatatgtatatacgtatagacatatatatgtatatatatatgtgtatataggTATACACATAcgtatatatacatatatatgtatatatatacacacatatatatatgtgtacatgTATACAcgtatatatacatgtatatatgcacatatatatatacatatctatctatgtatatgtgtgtgtgtttctatATAAACACaggtgggttgaccctggcaGGACTCCAGGcgctctctccttcctcttctcagCTAGAcaggacagagaaaaatgtaacaaaaggGATCAAAGGTCGAGATAAGGACAGAGAGATTTCTCAgcatcacaggcaaaacagacttgacttgGGGAAATGAACTTCATTTATTACCAGTCAAAATCAGGGTAGGATTATGAGAGGTAAAAGAAATCCTAAAAACgccttccctcttcccctcactctttctttctctcccattATCTCCTTCCCACTAGTGACACTGGAGGACAGGGAATGAAGGTTATGGTCAGATCATCACAGGttgtttctgaatttttcccaTTGCACTGTTTTTCCCTGTTCATATTTGCAAGCTGATTTAAACTGTATTCAGTCCTTTGGTAACCAGGAATTAAAACCATTAGAGAATGTTCATGCTTTTCAGAttgtctgatttatttttgctcCACTCCGCAAGGAAGAAAACACGACTGCTTAATGGTTTTATTTGTcagaatgtttcattttttctggcTCAGTGATCTGACtcaattttgctgcttttttagAACATCCCAGAAGAAAGCTTGTATGTGAAGTGCAATGGACGACTGGTCAGCGATGAAGATGAGTTGCAGAGTGGAGTTGTTTATAGCCTGGAGCCGAGACTCTGTGCTGGAAAAGGAGGTTTGTTGTTTATTCTGCTTCTTAGTGATTTGATTCTTAGGTtaaaaaactgctgctgtgccatAGTCTGTACTGATAGCAGGAGTCCTCAGATACTGGCAGATCTCTTGTTGTCTATATGACTGATACAAAGTCTCTGAACTAAAACCGAAGTGTTTGTGCAAAGCTGAGGATTGACCAGGGAAGCTGAAGTCCAGATCTTCCTCACATCCCTTTTCAGCTTATCTCTGTTAGTAGAAGTCTGTAGCATGCACCAAAGTGACTTCAGAATTGAAATTGTGTTGAAAGGACCTGTCACCTTAGGCTGCCAAGTTTCATTCAGTGATCACTTAGGACAAATATTTCAGGTACAAATAGTCTGTGATTTGAGTGTCTTATGTGGCCTGATTGACTTTATCTTCTGTTATTtgaaaaacatatatatataaatgtcaAGATCTCAGTAGTGACTTTATCTTCtattattaaaaacatatatatatatataaaagtcaAGATCTCAATAGTGACTTTATCttctattatttaaaaaacatatatatatatatctaaatgCCAAGATCTCAGAATTCAGCCTAAGCTGGACTCCTTACCTTGACAAGATGCTTCTGTGTagttaatttctgtttatttttttcctctggaagggTTTGGGTCGATGCTGCGAGCACTGGGTGCTCAGATTGAGAAGACCACAAACAGAGAGGCGTGTCGGGATCTCAGTGGAAGGAGACTGAGGGATGTCAATCATGAGAAAGCGTAAGGCATTTCCTCAGAGgctgaaattataaaataagCTCATCCTGTAGCTTACAAAAGAGGTCAAGTGACTGCCTGTTGTAGCAATGAAATGGTGTTTTGAGTACTATAAAGAGCAAAAGTGAAATCTTAAGTGCAGATGCACTGGAAGCCGACAGGGCTCTCCTGACTGTAATTCTATTATTGCAAAAACAGATATGATTTTACTGCAGTCTGAGTCTGAGAGTCTGTTCTGCACCTCTTGGTGCAGAATTCACAATTCCTCGTGTGCAATTCTCACAGTTCTCTCTGAAGCTGCAAGACCACAGTCTTGGGGATGTGTGAACTTGACTGCTGCTTCTGGCTTTCAAAATAaaccctgctctcctctctgtAGCAGAGTCTCTGGCAGTTTCCTCAGTCATTCCCCTGGGTGCTGTTCTCGTTTCCCTTTGCCTCCCAGCCTAGCCGGGGTGGGAGCGTTCTGCGgcgcagagcagggagctgctgttaACAGCTGTGAGCGCTGATGTGAGGTGGTGTCGCCGCAGGATGGCGGAGTGGGTGAAGAAGCAGGCGGAGCGGGAGGCGGAGAAGGAGCAGCGGCggctggagaggctgcagcgGAAGCTGGCGGAGCCGCGGCACACGTTCACCGACCCCGAGTACGAGCGGCAGTACCGAGAGATGGCCGAGCGCCAGGAGGAGTCGCTGCGCATCGGTACGGCAGCACGCTGCACGCCGAGAGCCTCTCTAGCCTCACTCCAgtaggaaaatttaaaaaagaattggTTTTTTGTCAGTTAAATGAAATCTTAAATTTCAGCGAAATTTGCtgaaatttgtttaatttttactcTTTGTCCTCAGTGTCTGTTAAATTCCACTAGTGAAAAATGCcagtcacttgtttttaaaattttaaaagtttaatagtaataaaatggttataataatagtaatacaattgcagtaataataatttggacaagttgaattaggacaataggagacaatagaaacaaagagttacggacagTCCGGGTatctctttctgggcaaaataaacaataaaaggacccacgttaacagaggattaacccttaaaagcaacagcctgttgcatattcatacacctcatccatgatgcataaattccgttcaaacacaggattctgtctggtcagtgtcagcttcttcctctgaatcctgacggcGCCTTCAAACCtgagcgaggcaggaagaagttaatttctcctgataatggagcaataaattctttttttctgaaagatttaggtgttctgtggctgctatctcagtgccCGTCCCTCCTTTAGAAAAAAGTATCTTACgtagcatagtttctattttaacattatgttataagctaaaactatatttaacacactacttaagtgaattaatacagcataactttttaacataacacatataatattcatttcaatatttgcaaaaagccaatcataaaatactcatttttcacACACTGAACTGCGTGACATGATACAAGTGATGCTTCACCTTGCTTAGCTAGGTCACCTAGCCAGATTCTGAGTTTAAGATTGAGGTTAATTTTGAGATTAAGAGCCAGATTCTGTGAAGGTGGTGTTGCTAGTTGAGCTGTAAGAATTACCCAGTGAAACTATAAAGGGGTTGTACATAAAAACGTGATATTGGACAGCTGCAGAATACCTTGTTTCACTTCCTGGTCATTGTAGTTACTTTGTTTATCCCTATATTGTTCTCTTGCTGCCAGCTAGGTGGTGAAACTTGAGGCGGAATGGGATGAAGAACCTGCTAGTTCAGTTCAGGAATCCAATTTTAATTCACTCATAGTAAATCCATGTAGGAAAGCTTTTACTGCTACTCAGTTGATGTTCAAGCTTTGAGTCTATATCACCAATAGTGACTCTTTCAATCACTAGTGTTTTAAATTGCATCTGAAGTGAAAAGACAAGTAGAATTTACACCAAACATTAATTGTGTCCTGATGAAGTTCACtttcaaatttgttttgaaGGCTTGCAGGTTATTGCCAGCAAAGCAGTGTCATCAGAAAGTGGCAAGAGTCGGAAACGTCCGGGTGAGCCTGGGAAGAGcgaaacaaaatctgaaaaaagaaaatgtccttGGTAAGAGTTATACCTTGTTTTTATACGCCAGCCTTAAGCCTTAAAAAGGATGTAAAGTTGGACACATACTAGTAAGCAGAGTCTAGTCTGAGATGTAGACTTGAAATAAGAAAACTGAACTGATTAAATCAAAGAACCGAAAGTAAACATTTCTGCATTCCTATAGTTCTGTCCCAGATGGAGCAGAGAAACTTCATTTGCAAAAATagacacttttttcccccaccccttCTAAATGATTATATTCTACTACTTCCTATTATCCTTTTCTTCATAAATGAATTATAATTTACAATGAACTTAAAAAGATTGGTTTTCTCCCCTGGCATCTTTCGTCTAATGTAACATGGAAGAGAAGTCAAAGATTCCAGTCATTTCTGTATTGGGAATGCTGTAATACCTGTTTTGGGCATTTGTAGCTCCTTTTCAATATTGATAGCTCTTCCATTAACTAAACTAACCTAAACAGATGTTGGAGTAGCTCCTTATATCTCTCTGAAGATggttttggaaagagaaatgtggcaattaaaaaaaaattatttaaaagacaaaaagtgaAGATAGATGCATGTTAATTTGTAACatattccctgtgccaggccagggTTGGATGAGGCCGCAGGCTCAGGCTGTGAGGATGACAATAAGGATGACTCCCCTTGTACATCTGACAGAAGTTGTCCATCAGGCAGCAGTGCTAATGGAAGTGTTGGAAATTCAGATGAGTGTtcaagcagctctgtggcttcAGCAGAGAACAGTCCATCTACCAGTGCAAGTGAGAAACCACTGGAGCAGCCAGAAGGTCCTGGAAGAGATCTGCAAGGAGAGGTGTGCACAGGTGGGCAGGCTGAAATTCTGtctgaagaaaacagcaaaatgacAGAGGCCCCAAAGGAAGACACCCAAGGAGAGAATGGAGTGACTCCAGCTCAGAaagaagagcaagaaaatgTTCCTGCTAAGGCACAGGAAACAAACCAGTCCCAGAGCACAGTAAGTAGGACAAAATGAGCTGAAGAAGCAAGCAAGCTCCAGCAATGTagcttttcccactggattGATGAGAGCCCAACTGATGCTTGGCAACAAAAGGTGCCAATACTTCTGCTTTATGGGTCCTTGCATAATATTACTGTTTAAGATTTGTGGGGATAATGAATCTAGCTTACTCTAGCAATAAAAAAAGTGTAGCTCTTTTTTTCAGGCAAGTGTAACTCTTTTTTTAGGGAGTTACTGagattttctcccttttttcaccTTGGGTGTAAAGTCTGCCACTGGCAACAAATGAACTCTGGTGTGTGAAAGTTCATTACAGTTCAGTGGGGAAAAGACCAAGGATGTAATCTGATCAATTAGAACTTTGTCATCTACTGTACTATTAGAGCTGGCAAGTTTTAAACAGGATGTTTACCATTCTTCACTGTTTACCTTTTGCTCAGTATTTGTGAGACTTTCTATTCCTAGAACAGGAAACTCCACCAATGCTGTGGCAGATTGTTATTGCaggtggaaatatttttatagtagtccttgatgaatttttttttcttttttagaagtAGGGTGAAACTAATGAGGTAACCAGTTGGGTTTTTGTATGCTTAGCAGGACAAAGGTTCTGATTTTACTGGCAAGAATTGTTTTTA of the Camarhynchus parvulus chromosome 3, STF_HiC, whole genome shotgun sequence genome contains:
- the SDE2 gene encoding LOW QUALITY PROTEIN: replication stress response regulator SDE2 (The sequence of the model RefSeq protein was modified relative to this genomic sequence to represent the inferred CDS: inserted 1 base in 1 codon) — translated: MAAPGPDPLWVRDPLGPRARPLPLPPXGGSVLCLRRHRARELNIPEESLYVKCNGRLVSDEDELQSGVVYSLEPRLCAGKGGFGSMLRALGAQIEKTTNREACRDLSGRRLRDVNHEKAMAEWVKKQAEREAEKEQRRLERLQRKLAEPRHTFTDPEYERQYREMAERQEESLRIGLQVIASKAVSSESGKSRKRPGEPGKSETKSEKRKCPWPGLDEAAGSGCEDDNKDDSPCTSDRSCPSGSSANGSVGNSDECSSSSVASAENSPSTSASEKPLEQPEGPGRDLQGEVCTGGQAEILSEENSKMTEAPKEDTQGENGVTPAQKEEQENVPAKAQETNQSQSTEVEPIDLLAFNSAAELEALGLEKLKMGLMSLGLKCGGTLKERAARLFSVRGLSRDQIKPSLFAKPPKGKTSS